The Chthoniobacterales bacterium nucleotide sequence GGAAATTGTGGCGCGGCTGGGCGGGGCGGGCCGAGTTCTCTATACCGATTGCGACGTGATCTTTGTCTCGGAAGTCGTCCCCGAGCTGGAGGCGCAACCTTGCGAATATTTCGCCGTCGCTCCGGAAGGGAATCAGGACGATTACGTCAACATGAACACTGGCGTGATGTTGATGAACATCGATCGCCTGCGAGAGAGCCTGCCGGAATTCCGGGAATACATTTCGAAGAACCTGGCGGAGCTTGAACGCGAATCGTGGGACGAAGCGGCGTATCGCTGGTATTACCGGGACAGCAATGGTCCGCTCTGGGACCAGCTCCGGCCGGAACTGAACTGGAAACCTTACTGGGGCGAATGCCCCGGAGCGAAGATCATCCACTTTCACGGCCCGAAGCCGTTTCAGCGCGATCACATCGAATCGACCTGGCCGGAGCTGAAATATCTAACTGGCGGGGCGTACCTGAAGGAGGTCGAGCACTGGTCGCGGCTGCTGGCCGAAGCGCGTTAAGGCGATGTGATCGCTTATCTATTTGTCCGCGATCGCGAACAAATGGACGAAGACCGGAACATCATCGCGGGTGCGGAGCGGATGTTCGCCATAGGGAAAAATCTCGATCCGCGAGAAGGAGCGCGCCAGCACAGCGTGCAGGCTGCCGCGGGTGAAAAAGTTCTTGTGATCGCCTTCAAGCAAGTGCCAGGGAACGACGCCCCAATCATGCAGGTAAGGAAGCAACTCCAGGTTCGGGACTGAGAAGAGAACACGCTGCCGAACGCTCCGCGCGATCTCAGCGACGAAAGCAGCCGGGTCCTTCGTGTGTTCGAGAACCTCGATACAAATCGCGCAATCGAATTCCGAATCAGCGCAGGGTAATTTGCCTGATTCAACATCGACGCGGCGAAACGTAAGCTGGCGGCGCTCGAGGATTTCGCAGCAATAGTCGTTGGCCTCCAAACCAACCCAGTGATGCCCGGCGGTCATCAGCACCGGCCCATACGCGCCCGCACCGCAACCGACATCCACCACGGAAGAACCGGGCGGCAAATATTCCCTAAGCAAATTGGCAGCCTCGACCCCCGGTTCTTCAATTGGCGGGCCGGACCCGTAAATATTTTCCCGGTGCAGCAATCTCTCGTTCTCGGGGAAGACCACTTCGCCGTAGGGGCGTGCGGGCAGCATGGCGGGAACGAGCCGCACGACTCGCTCGGCGATCGTGGTGGAATTCCCTTCGCCCCATGATGCCACCAGGCGCAAAGTCGCCTCCCCCGCTTCAGCAGCGCCCGGCGGGATTTTGCCGAGCATCCGGAAACCGGTTCGTGTCCCGGGAGGAAGTTGCAGACTGGCGGAGACATCGGCGCGAGAAGAAAGAATCCGCGTCTCCGCGAAGCAGGTGTCGTTGAAAAATGCGCGAATCCGGCAGGAGGCGGGATCGCAGCCGGCAGAGTGAACCCATCCGGAGAGAAAAACCGCCTCGTCGTAAATGCTCTGGCCCGGTTTCGGCGAATCGAGGTTCGCCTGAACCGGTGACGGATTTGATTTTGAATTTTGATCTGACATGAAAACCGGGGCTCCCCAATCGCCCTGCGAATAGGTTAACGCGCAAACCCCGGCGCGCGAGTCGAGCAATCGTTTCACGCGCGCGACTTCGACAATCCTGCGGGAAAAGTGGTGGCATTCTAAAGTTCGCCCGCTAATATCACTCAGCCGCGCTGGAGGCATGACGCCGAAAAGCGGCGCACCAAACGGAGTGCCATGCCAGAACGAATCCGACCGATCGAACAAATGCTGGAACTGAGCGAAGATGAGGCGATGTCCCCGGAGCATCTTGATTCGCAAGTGCAAAAGGCGCAGGAGCAATTGCTCCAGTTGAAGCGGCAGGCGGAGCAGATTGAGAAGCAAAAGCGCGAACTGGAAGAGCTCAGCCGGCGCCAGGAAGAGTTGGAACGCGGGCGGGCGGAAATGACCGACAAGCTCTCCCGTTCCCTCGTCATCCTGGAGCGCGAAGGTTACGACTCGCAGAAGAAGCTCGAGCAGATTCGCACCACCCACGAGAGTTTTACCCAGCATTTGCAACTCCTCGAAGCGATCGAGCCCAAGAGTTGGAACCCGGCCGATTTGCCAAAAGAGCTCAGCCGCGCCCTCAGCACGGTGGACGACGCGCGGACGGAATTCAGCCAGCAACGCAGCCGCCTCGAAGCCGGGGTGGAATCGAGCGAGCTCGAATTACCCGAGGTCGCCACAGGTAATTCCGGCCTGGCCGGAAGGTCGTTCGCGCAGTGGGTCCAAATCGGGTTCGCCGTCACCCTGCCGCTGATTATTTTTGGAATCCTGGCGCTGCTGGTCTTTTTCTGGATGGCCGCAAAGGTGCAATAGTTCCGCATGCGCCGCCGAGCTCCTAAAGCGGAAACGCCACTGAACCAGAAACAGGAAGAACTCGCCCAGCGCGAGTCGCGGCTTCGCGGCGAAATGGAAAAACTGGAACGGATGATCGCGGAAGCTCCCCGCGTCGCTGAAGAGACGACCCGCCGCCAGCGGGAGGAATTATTGGCGCGGGCCAGCGAAGGCCGCAGCCGGTTGGATGTGTCGATTGCGCTCCAGGACAATCGCTGGGGAGACAATCGCCAATCCCCGGCCCGCCGCCGATCGCTGCGCAAGGAACGGCGCGAAGGCCGGATCATCTTTCTCGTCCTGGTCATCGCGCTCGGCATTTTGGTCGTCTGGCTGGTAAGCCACCTGCATTTCTAGGACAACGCGATGCCGGAGCTCGCGGCGGGCGCGCCCAGAATGAATTCGTTCGCGGACCGCATGAATCGCGACGCGGTCTTTCGAATCCTCCTTTGGGTTTTCGGCGCGGTGTTATTCGTCTTCGCGCTGGTTCCCGTGCTGCATGGCCTGCGCGGCCACAGCACAAAAGATTATTGGGTTTGGTTCGAGACCGGCAAAACGGTTTTGCAGGGCACGGAAATCTATCCGGACCCTCGCTGGAACAAATTCCCTTTCATGTATCCCCCGCCCTGCGCGCTTTTCCTGGCGCCGCTCAGCGCGCTTGGGCAAACAGGCTTGATCATCGTCCTGGTGGTGGTGAATGCCGTCGCCTGGATTTGCAGCATTATCTTTTCGGTTCGCCTCGCCACCGGCGGCAAAGAGCGCGGGCACGTTCTTCTCTATTTGATTCCTGGCTTGATCATGGGGACCCAGGTTTGGGGAAATTTCCTTTTAGGACAACCCAGCCTGGTGCTGCTCGCGTTGATGCTGGGCGCTTTTGTTGCGCTTCGGCAGAAATTGCAATCCCTCGCGGGCGGCCTGATCGCGCTCGCCGCGGCCATCAAAGCGTTCCCGCTCCTCGGGATCGTCTATTTGATTTACCGCCGTTACTGGGTGGCAACGGCGACCATGGTGCTGACGTTGATCTTCCTGCTGATCCTCGCACTCCCTTTTCGGGGATACGATCTGGCCAAACAGGACCTGCAAAGGTGGACCAGCGGAATGCTGTTCAAATACGATGAGTCCGGCGTGGGCCAGCGGCTGGGCCGGAGCGTTTCCTGGAAGAACCAATCGATCTGGGGAGTGGCGAACCGGTTACTCCGCCACGTGGAATACGATCATCGCTACGAGCCGCATACGCCGGTGTATGCGAATTTCGCCGATCTGGAATTTGGCACGGTGAACCGGATCATCCTGGCGACGGCGCTCCTGTTCGGCCTCACGTTCATCGCGGTGATGCCTCGTGCTTCGGGGCGAACGCGGGAAACGGACGCGATCGAATTCGCGCTTCTGCTCCTCCTGATGCTTCTCTTTACCCCGCTCTCTTTCGGCTACCTGTTTGTCTGGCTCCTCTATCCCCTGACCATTGTGGTCCACCGCGTTTTGGCAGAACCAGGACCTCACCCGGGATTGCGGGTCTGCGCGGGCGGCGCGGTCTTTTCGCTTTCCCTCTCGATTCCGTTCCGCATGATGGCGCAGACTTATGGGAACTTCTTTTTCGCGGCGGTTCTACTCTTCATGGGACTGGCTCTCGAGCTTTGGCGCCTGAAACGAAGCCAGAAAGGGCTGCCCGCGAATCACACGAATGGACGAGAATTAATATGAATATGCTGTTGTGGATCCTGCAAATACTCGCCGCGCTCCTCTACGGGGCGTCGGGCGTCATGAAAATCTTCATGTTCGAGAAAATAAGCAAAGACGTCCGGTCCTTTGATGCGTTGCCGCGTGGAGTTTGGAGAGGTCTCGGCATCCTCGAGCTCGTCTGCGTGGTCGGACTGATCATCCCCGCCGTTTTTCGCTGGCACCCGGAGCTCACGGTGTTGGCGGCTGCGGTCCTGGCGCTGGAGAGCCTCATTTTCATCTGGGTGCATGTGAAGAGCCACGAAATCCCGCCGCTGGTCATGAGCGCCGTGCTCGGCCTTCTCATGGCATTCGTCGCCTACGGCCGAATGGTCCTGGCGCCGATCTCCTGACATAATTGCCAACCGACGGCGGAGCGCGCCGTCCCTACCCATTCATTCGCGTCAATTCGCGTTATTCGCGGGTGCTTCTCTTCTGCTCCACATCAGGCGGGGCCCGTTGGGGACCGGGGCGAGCTGAGCTGTTCCCGGACGACGCTCTGGGGTTTCTCGCTGATGCCGAGATAAATTCGTCCGACATATTCGCCCAGGATACCGAGCAACAGAAGCTGGGTGCCGGAGAGCAAAAGGATCGCGGCCATGAGCGAGCTCCAACCGGTCGGCGGCGTCGTGGAGATGACGCGTTCGATCACGACCTCAATGACGGCGAGAAATCCCAGCGCGCTCGTGATGAGTCCCGCCACCGTCATCAGGCGCAACGGAACAACCGAGACATTGACGAGCATGCTGATCCAAAGCCGGACCAGCTTCCGAACATTGTAGCCGCTGCTTCCCTGGCTTCGTTCGGCATGATGCACCCGCACCGTGCCCGCGTTTTGCGTGACCTGGAAAATGAGGCCGTCGATGTAGGGATAGGGATTCCGCGATTTTGCCACTTCGTCGGCCACGAACCGGCTCATGCACCGGAAGCTCGATAAATAGAGTCCGCGAGGTTTGTCGACGACAAAGTCCGCGATCAGATTGGTCAACCGGCTGCCGGCATTCCGCCACCAGGCGTGCTCCTTGCGATCGTAAATGGCGAAGACGACATCGCGCTTCTCCGCTTCCGCGACGGCCAGGAGCTTCAACGCCTCGGAAGGGGGATTTTGCAGATCGTCATCCATGGTGATGACATAGCGACCGGAGACGGCGCGCAGACCGGCCAGGACGGCGTTGTGTTCGCCGAAGTTGCGCGACAAGCTCAGAAAGGTCATCGGCAACCGGCTTTCCCGGGTCAATTTCAGCGCGACCGCTTCCGTCTCATCACGGCTGCCATCGTTCACCACAATCAGCTCGAGACCGCCCTTCACCTCCAGGTCCGACAACTGTTGATGGAGCGTGGGCAGGGTCAGGGCCGAGTTATAAAGGGGAATAACGATGCTGAGATGCGGCGTGGAGTCATCCATGTTTTCGCGCGATGGCAAAGACCGACGTGCCAAAAGGCAAGGATAGGTGACGGCTGGTGCTGAGTTCAAGCGCCGCGAGGTGTTTTAGGGCCGCATTCAAGAAGGGCGGGAGCGCCCGGAAATCGGAGCGCGCCGGCTGGGAACGGAGACGCATCCGGCTTATCCAGCGGACAAAGGCAATCGGCGGCATGAGGGTCGCATTCCAATAGGTAAGGCGCTCGACTTGGAAATTCGCGCCTGCCAACAGCGCCTGGAGCTCCCGGCGCGTGTAACGCCGGCCGATGTCGGTGGCGCAATCATGGGCCCCTCTTAACGCCTCAAAGGCCGCCAGGTTCACGATCAACTTGCCGCCGGGACGAAGGACTCGGTGCGATTCATGAGCGGCCAGGGCGTCATCCACGCCCGCGTGGGTCCAGACGTCGATGGAGAGGACCACGTCGAACGACGCTTCGGGAAATGGGAGTTCGTTTACGCTCGCCCGCACCAAACGGGCCCCCGTC carries:
- a CDS encoding class I SAM-dependent methyltransferase; its protein translation is MKRLLDSRAGVCALTYSQGDWGAPVFMSDQNSKSNPSPVQANLDSPKPGQSIYDEAVFLSGWVHSAGCDPASCRIRAFFNDTCFAETRILSSRADVSASLQLPPGTRTGFRMLGKIPPGAAEAGEATLRLVASWGEGNSTTIAERVVRLVPAMLPARPYGEVVFPENERLLHRENIYGSGPPIEEPGVEAANLLREYLPPGSSVVDVGCGAGAYGPVLMTAGHHWVGLEANDYCCEILERRQLTFRRVDVESGKLPCADSEFDCAICIEVLEHTKDPAAFVAEIARSVRQRVLFSVPNLELLPYLHDWGVVPWHLLEGDHKNFFTRGSLHAVLARSFSRIEIFPYGEHPLRTRDDVPVFVHLFAIADK
- a CDS encoding glycosyltransferase family 87 protein produces the protein MPELAAGAPRMNSFADRMNRDAVFRILLWVFGAVLFVFALVPVLHGLRGHSTKDYWVWFETGKTVLQGTEIYPDPRWNKFPFMYPPPCALFLAPLSALGQTGLIIVLVVVNAVAWICSIIFSVRLATGGKERGHVLLYLIPGLIMGTQVWGNFLLGQPSLVLLALMLGAFVALRQKLQSLAGGLIALAAAIKAFPLLGIVYLIYRRYWVATATMVLTLIFLLILALPFRGYDLAKQDLQRWTSGMLFKYDESGVGQRLGRSVSWKNQSIWGVANRLLRHVEYDHRYEPHTPVYANFADLEFGTVNRIILATALLFGLTFIAVMPRASGRTRETDAIEFALLLLLMLLFTPLSFGYLFVWLLYPLTIVVHRVLAEPGPHPGLRVCAGGAVFSLSLSIPFRMMAQTYGNFFFAAVLLFMGLALELWRLKRSQKGLPANHTNGRELI
- a CDS encoding DoxX family protein, translating into MNMLLWILQILAALLYGASGVMKIFMFEKISKDVRSFDALPRGVWRGLGILELVCVVGLIIPAVFRWHPELTVLAAAVLALESLIFIWVHVKSHEIPPLVMSAVLGLLMAFVAYGRMVLAPIS
- a CDS encoding glycosyltransferase family 2 protein codes for the protein MDDSTPHLSIVIPLYNSALTLPTLHQQLSDLEVKGGLELIVVNDGSRDETEAVALKLTRESRLPMTFLSLSRNFGEHNAVLAGLRAVSGRYVITMDDDLQNPPSEALKLLAVAEAEKRDVVFAIYDRKEHAWWRNAGSRLTNLIADFVVDKPRGLYLSSFRCMSRFVADEVAKSRNPYPYIDGLIFQVTQNAGTVRVHHAERSQGSSGYNVRKLVRLWISMLVNVSVVPLRLMTVAGLITSALGFLAVIEVVIERVISTTPPTGWSSLMAAILLLSGTQLLLLGILGEYVGRIYLGISEKPQSVVREQLSSPRSPTGPA
- a CDS encoding class I SAM-dependent methyltransferase encodes the protein MSPEEHDIMHGFEDHYWWYQALRQHLADSIQPRSASFSLLDAGCGTGGTLAAIRQNFPDAELTGVELGDHALELTAGRKTGARLVRASVNELPFPEASFDVVLSIDVWTHAGVDDALAAHESHRVLRPGGKLIVNLAAFEALRGAHDCATDIGRRYTRRELQALLAGANFQVERLTYWNATLMPPIAFVRWISRMRLRSQPARSDFRALPPFLNAALKHLAALELSTSRHLSLPFGTSVFAIARKHG